The following proteins are co-located in the Escherichia fergusonii ATCC 35469 genome:
- the gmk gene encoding guanylate kinase — MAQGTLYIVSAPSGAGKSSLIQALLKTQPLYDTQVSVSHTTRQPRPGEVHGEHYFFVNHDEFKEMISRDAFLEHAEVFGNYYGTSREAIEQVLATGVDVFLDIDWQGAQQIRQKMPHARSIFILPPSKIELDRRLRGRGQDSEEVIAKRMAQAVAEMSHYAEYDYLIVNDDFDTALTDLKTIIRAERLRMSRQKQRHDALISKLLAD; from the coding sequence ATGGCTCAAGGCACGCTTTATATTGTTTCTGCCCCCAGTGGCGCGGGTAAATCCAGCCTGATTCAGGCTTTATTAAAAACCCAACCGTTGTATGACACCCAGGTTTCTGTTTCACACACCACACGCCAACCGCGTCCTGGTGAAGTCCACGGTGAACATTATTTCTTTGTTAATCATGATGAATTTAAAGAAATGATTAGCAGAGATGCGTTCCTGGAACACGCAGAAGTTTTTGGTAATTACTATGGCACTTCGCGTGAGGCCATTGAGCAAGTACTGGCGACCGGTGTCGATGTTTTTCTCGATATCGACTGGCAGGGCGCGCAGCAAATTCGCCAGAAGATGCCGCACGCGCGGAGTATCTTTATTTTACCGCCGTCCAAAATTGAACTGGACCGCCGTCTACGCGGTCGCGGTCAGGACAGCGAAGAGGTCATTGCAAAGCGTATGGCGCAAGCTGTTGCAGAAATGAGCCATTACGCCGAATATGATTACCTGATTGTGAATGATGACTTCGATACCGCGTTGACCGATTTGAAGACCATTATTCGCGCCGAACGTCTGCGCATGAGCCGCCAAAAGCAGCGTCATGACGCTTTAATCAGCAAATTGTTGGCAGACTGA
- the rpoZ gene encoding DNA-directed RNA polymerase subunit omega: MARVTVQDAVEKIGNRFDLVLVAARRARQMQVGGKDPLVPEENDKTTVIALREIEEGLINNQILDVRERQEQQEQEAAELQAVTAIAEGRR; encoded by the coding sequence ATGGCACGCGTAACTGTTCAGGACGCTGTAGAGAAAATTGGTAACCGTTTTGACCTGGTACTGGTCGCCGCGCGTCGCGCTCGTCAGATGCAGGTAGGCGGAAAGGATCCGCTGGTACCGGAAGAAAACGATAAAACCACAGTAATCGCGCTGCGCGAAATCGAAGAAGGTCTGATCAACAACCAGATCCTCGACGTTCGCGAACGCCAGGAACAGCAAGAGCAGGAAGCCGCTGAATTACAAGCCGTTACCGCTATTGCTGAAGGTCGTCGTTAA
- the spoT gene encoding bifunctional GTP diphosphokinase/guanosine-3',5'-bis pyrophosphate 3'-pyrophosphohydrolase: protein MYLFESLNQLIQNYLPEDQIKRLRQAYLVARDAHEGQTRSSGEPYITHPVAVACILAEMKLDYETLMAALLHDVIEDTPATYQDMEQLFGKSVAELVEGVSKLDKLKFRDKKEAQAENFRKMIMAMVQDIRVILIKLADRTHNMRTLGSLRPDKRRRIARETLEIYSPLAHRLGIHHIKTELEELGFEALYPNRYRVIKEVVKAARGNRKEMIQKILSEIEGRLQEAGIPCRVSGREKHLYSIYCKMVLKEQRFHSIMDIYAFRVIVNDSDTCYRVLGQMHSLYKPRPGRVKDYIAIPKANGYQSLHTSMIGPHGVPVEVQIRTEDMDQMAEMGVAAHWAYKEHGETSTTAQIRAQRWMQSLLELQQSAGSSFEFIESVKSDLFPDEIYVFTPEGRIVELPAGATPVDFAYAVHTDIGHACVGARVDRQPYPLSQPLSSGQTVEIITAPGARPNAAWLNFVVSSKARAKIRQLLKNLKRDDSVSLGRRLLNHALGGSRKLNEIPPENIQRELDRMKLVTLDDLLAEIGLGNAMSVVVAKNLQHGDASIPPVTQSHGHLPIKGADGVLITFAKCCRPIPGDPIIAHVSPGKGLVIHHESCRNIRGYQKEPEKFMAVEWDKETAQEFITEIKVEMFNHQGALANLTAAINTTNSNIQSLNTEEKDGRVYSAFIRLTARDRVHLANIMRKIRVMPDVIKVTRNRN from the coding sequence TTGTATCTGTTTGAAAGCCTGAATCAGCTGATTCAAAACTACCTGCCGGAAGACCAAATCAAGCGTCTGCGGCAGGCGTATCTCGTTGCACGTGATGCTCACGAGGGGCAAACACGTTCAAGCGGTGAACCCTATATCACGCACCCGGTGGCAGTTGCCTGCATTCTGGCCGAGATGAAACTCGACTATGAAACGCTAATGGCAGCACTGCTGCATGACGTGATTGAAGATACACCCGCCACCTACCAGGACATGGAACAGCTTTTTGGTAAAAGCGTCGCCGAACTGGTAGAGGGGGTATCAAAGCTTGATAAACTCAAGTTCCGCGATAAGAAAGAGGCGCAGGCCGAAAACTTTCGCAAGATGATTATGGCGATGGTGCAGGACATCCGCGTCATTCTCATCAAACTTGCTGACCGTACCCACAATATGCGCACGCTGGGCTCACTTCGCCCGGACAAACGTCGCCGCATCGCCCGTGAAACACTCGAAATTTACAGCCCGCTGGCACACCGTTTAGGTATCCACCACATTAAAACCGAACTCGAAGAGCTGGGTTTTGAAGCGCTGTATCCCAACCGTTACCGCGTGATTAAAGAAGTGGTGAAAGCCGCGCGTGGCAACCGTAAAGAGATGATCCAAAAAATCCTCTCGGAAATCGAAGGGCGTTTGCAGGAAGCGGGAATACCGTGCCGCGTCAGTGGTCGCGAGAAGCATCTTTATTCGATCTACTGCAAAATGGTGCTCAAAGAGCAGCGTTTTCACTCAATCATGGACATCTACGCCTTCCGCGTGATCGTCAATGATTCCGACACCTGTTATCGCGTGCTCGGCCAAATGCACAGCCTGTATAAGCCGCGTCCGGGTCGCGTGAAAGACTACATCGCCATTCCAAAAGCGAACGGCTATCAGTCTTTGCACACCTCGATGATTGGCCCGCACGGCGTGCCGGTTGAGGTCCAGATCCGTACCGAAGATATGGATCAGATGGCAGAGATGGGTGTTGCCGCGCACTGGGCTTATAAAGAGCACGGCGAAACCAGTACTACCGCACAAATTCGCGCCCAGCGCTGGATGCAAAGCCTGCTGGAGCTGCAACAGAGTGCCGGTAGCTCATTTGAATTTATCGAGAGCGTTAAATCCGATCTCTTCCCGGATGAGATTTACGTTTTCACACCGGAAGGGCGCATTGTAGAGCTGCCTGCCGGTGCAACGCCCGTCGACTTCGCTTATGCGGTGCATACCGATATCGGTCATGCCTGCGTGGGCGCTCGCGTCGACCGTCAGCCTTACCCGCTGTCGCAGCCGCTCTCCAGTGGCCAAACCGTTGAAATCATTACCGCACCGGGCGCTCGCCCGAATGCCGCATGGCTGAACTTTGTCGTTAGCTCGAAAGCGCGCGCCAAAATTCGTCAGTTGCTGAAAAACCTCAAGCGTGATGATTCTGTAAGCCTGGGCCGTCGTCTGCTCAATCACGCGTTGGGTGGCAGCCGTAAGCTCAATGAAATCCCGCCGGAAAATATTCAGCGCGAGCTGGACCGCATGAAGCTGGTAACGCTTGACGATCTGCTGGCGGAAATTGGTCTTGGCAACGCGATGAGCGTGGTGGTCGCGAAAAATCTGCAACATGGGGACGCCTCCATTCCGCCGGTGACTCAAAGCCACGGGCATCTGCCGATTAAAGGTGCTGATGGCGTGTTGATCACCTTTGCGAAATGCTGCCGCCCCATTCCTGGCGATCCGATTATCGCTCACGTCAGCCCCGGTAAAGGTCTGGTGATCCACCATGAATCCTGCCGTAACATCCGTGGCTACCAGAAAGAGCCAGAGAAATTTATGGCTGTAGAATGGGATAAAGAGACGGCACAGGAGTTCATCACCGAGATCAAAGTGGAGATGTTCAATCATCAGGGGGCATTAGCTAACCTGACGGCAGCGATCAATACGACCAACTCCAATATTCAAAGTTTGAATACAGAAGAAAAGGATGGTCGCGTCTACAGCGCCTTTATTCGTCTGACCGCCCGTGACCGTGTGCATCTGGCGAATATCATGCGCAAAATCCGCGTGATGCCAGACGTGATTAAAGTCACCCGAAACCGAAATTAA
- the trmH gene encoding tRNA (guanosine(18)-2'-O)-methyltransferase TrmH produces the protein MNPTRYARICEMLARRQPDLTVCMEQVHKPHNVSAIIRTADAVGVHEVHAVWPGSRMRTMASAAAGSNSWVQVKTHRTIGDAVAHLKGQGMQILATHLSDNAVDFREIDYTRPTCILMGQEKTGITQEALALADQDIIIPMIGMVQSLNVSVASALILYEAQRQRQNAGMYLRENSMLPEAEQQRLLFEGGYPVLAKVAKRKGLPYPHVNQQGEIEADADWWATMQAAG, from the coding sequence ATGAACCCAACACGTTATGCACGCATCTGCGAAATGCTCGCCAGGCGGCAGCCTGATCTGACCGTCTGCATGGAGCAGGTCCACAAACCACATAACGTTTCTGCGATTATTCGTACCGCAGATGCTGTTGGCGTACATGAAGTTCATGCCGTCTGGCCTGGCAGCCGGATGCGCACCATGGCTTCGGCTGCGGCTGGCAGCAACAGTTGGGTACAGGTAAAAACGCACCGTACCATTGGCGATGCCGTCGCCCATCTGAAAGGCCAGGGCATGCAGATTCTGGCTACACATCTTTCTGATAACGCTGTCGATTTCCGCGAAATTGATTACACCCGCCCGACCTGTATTTTGATGGGACAGGAGAAAACGGGTATCACGCAGGAAGCGTTAGCCCTGGCGGATCAGGACATCATCATTCCGATGATCGGCATGGTGCAGTCGCTGAATGTTTCCGTTGCCTCAGCCCTTATTCTTTACGAAGCCCAGCGCCAGCGGCAAAACGCAGGCATGTATCTGCGGGAAAACAGCATGTTGCCGGAAGCGGAGCAACAACGGCTGTTGTTTGAAGGCGGCTATCCGGTGCTGGCGAAAGTCGCAAAACGCAAAGGCCTACCTTACCCCCACGTTAATCAGCAAGGCGAGATCGAAGCTGATGCCGACTGGTGGGCCACTATGCAGGCAGCAGGGTAA
- the recG gene encoding ATP-dependent DNA helicase RecG codes for MKGRLLDAVPLSSLTGVGAAQSNKLAKINLHTVQDLLLHLPLRYEDRTHLYPIGELLPGVYATVEGEVLNCNISFGGRRMMTCQISDGSGILTMRFFNFNAAMKNSLATGRRVLAYGEAKRGKYGAEMIHPEYRVQGDLSTPELQETLTPVYPTTEGVKQATLRKLTDQALDLLDTCAIEELLPPELSQGMMTLPEALRTLHRPPPTLQLSDLETGQHPAQRRLILEELLAHNLSMLALRAGAQRFHAQPLSANDALKNKLLAALPFKPTGAQARVVAEIERDMALDVPMMRLVQGDVGSGKTLVAALAALRAIAHGKQVALMAPTELLAEQHANNFRNWFEPLGIEVGWLAGKQKGKARLAQQEAIASGQVQMIVGTHAIFQEQVQFNGLALVIIDEQHRFGVHQRLALWEKGQQQGFHPHQLIMTATPIPRTLAMTAYADLDTSIIDELPPGRTPVTTVAIPDTRRNDIIDRVRHACMTEGRQAYWVCTLIEESELLEAQAAEATWEELKLALPELNIGLVHGRMKPAEKQAVMASFKQGELHLLVATTVIEVGVDVPNASLMIIENPERLGLAQLHQLRGRVGRGAVASHCVLLYKTPLSKTAQIRLQVLRDSNDGFVIAQKDLEIRGPGELLGTRQTGNAEFKVADLLRDQAMIPEVQRLARHIHERYPQQAKALIERWMPETERYSNA; via the coding sequence ATGAAAGGTCGCCTGTTAGATGCTGTTCCGCTCAGTTCGCTAACGGGCGTTGGCGCGGCGCAAAGTAATAAGCTGGCGAAAATCAATCTGCATACCGTGCAGGATTTACTCTTACACCTTCCTCTGCGCTACGAAGATCGCACCCATCTCTACCCCATCGGTGAACTACTGCCGGGCGTTTACGCCACGGTGGAAGGCGAAGTGCTGAATTGCAATATCTCCTTCGGCGGTCGGCGGATGATGACCTGCCAGATCAGCGACGGTTCCGGCATTCTCACCATGCGCTTTTTCAACTTCAACGCGGCAATGAAAAATAGCCTGGCGACGGGCCGCCGTGTGCTGGCCTATGGAGAAGCAAAGCGCGGTAAATATGGTGCGGAGATGATCCACCCGGAATACCGCGTGCAGGGCGATCTCAGTACACCAGAGTTGCAGGAGACGCTCACGCCGGTTTATCCAACAACGGAAGGCGTAAAGCAGGCCACGCTGCGTAAATTAACCGACCAGGCGCTGGATCTGCTCGACACCTGCGCCATTGAAGAACTCCTGCCGCCGGAACTGTCACAAGGAATGATGACGCTACCGGAAGCGTTGCGCACTTTGCACCGCCCGCCGCCGACGCTACAGCTTAGCGATCTCGAAACCGGGCAGCATCCGGCACAACGCCGGCTGATTCTGGAAGAGTTGCTGGCGCACAACCTCAGCATGTTAGCCTTACGTGCCGGAGCACAGCGTTTTCATGCCCAGCCGCTGAGCGCCAATGACGCGCTGAAAAATAAACTCCTCGCAGCCTTACCGTTCAAGCCAACGGGCGCACAGGCACGCGTGGTGGCGGAGATCGAGCGCGATATGGCGCTGGATGTGCCGATGATGCGCCTGGTGCAGGGCGATGTAGGTTCCGGTAAAACGCTGGTCGCCGCCCTCGCCGCGTTGCGTGCGATTGCGCACGGCAAACAGGTGGCATTGATGGCACCAACCGAATTACTCGCCGAGCAGCACGCCAATAACTTCCGCAACTGGTTTGAACCGCTCGGTATCGAAGTGGGCTGGCTCGCCGGTAAACAGAAAGGTAAAGCACGGCTGGCTCAGCAAGAAGCCATCGCCAGCGGTCAGGTACAGATGATTGTTGGCACTCACGCCATTTTCCAGGAACAGGTGCAGTTTAACGGCCTGGCGCTGGTGATTATCGATGAACAGCATCGTTTTGGCGTGCATCAGCGTCTGGCGTTATGGGAGAAAGGCCAGCAGCAGGGCTTCCATCCGCATCAGTTGATCATGACCGCCACGCCGATCCCCCGCACGCTGGCGATGACCGCGTATGCCGATCTCGATACCTCGATCATTGATGAACTGCCGCCAGGCCGCACGCCAGTGACGACTGTGGCAATCCCGGATACCCGTCGTAACGACATTATTGACCGCGTGCGCCACGCCTGCATGACTGAAGGTCGTCAGGCATACTGGGTTTGTACGTTGATTGAAGAGTCAGAGTTACTGGAAGCGCAGGCGGCGGAAGCTACCTGGGAAGAGTTGAAACTGGCGCTACCAGAGTTGAATATTGGCCTGGTACACGGACGGATGAAGCCAGCCGAGAAGCAGGCCGTCATGGCGTCATTTAAACAAGGCGAGTTACACCTGCTGGTTGCCACTACTGTTATTGAAGTCGGCGTTGATGTGCCTAACGCCAGCCTGATGATCATCGAAAACCCGGAGCGTCTGGGTCTGGCGCAGTTGCACCAGCTACGTGGGCGTGTAGGTCGTGGCGCGGTGGCTTCTCACTGTGTGCTGCTCTACAAAACGCCGCTCTCCAAAACCGCGCAAATCCGCCTGCAAGTGCTGCGCGACAGCAACGACGGTTTTGTGATTGCACAAAAAGATCTGGAGATTCGCGGCCCTGGCGAATTGTTAGGTACGCGCCAGACGGGTAATGCTGAATTTAAAGTGGCGGATTTGCTGCGCGATCAGGCGATGATCCCGGAAGTTCAGCGCCTGGCACGCCACATTCACGAACGTTACCCACAGCAGGCAAAAGCCCTGATAGAACGCTGGATGCCGGAAACGGAACGTTACTCGAATGCATGA
- the gltS gene encoding sodium/glutamate symporter: MFHLDTLSTLVAATLTLLLGRKLVHSVSFLKKYTIPEPVAGGLLVALALLVLKKSMGWEVNFDMSLRDPLMLAFFATIGLNANLASLRAGGRVVGIFLIVVVGLLVMQNAIGIGMASLLGLDPLMGLLAGSITLSGGHGTGAAWSKLFIERYGFSNATEVAMACATFGLVLGGLIGGPVARYLVKHSTTPNGIPDDQEVPTAFEKPDVGRMITSLVLIETIALIAICLTVGKIVAQLLAGTAFELPTFVCVLFVGVILSNGLSMMGFYRVFERAVSVLGNVSLSLFLAMALMGLKLWELASLALPMLAILVVQTIFMALYAIFVTWRMMGKNYDAAVLAAGHCGFGLGATPTAIANMQAITERFGPSHMAFLVVPMVGAFFIDIVNALVIKLYLMLPIFAG; this comes from the coding sequence ATGTTTCATCTCGACACTTTATCAACGCTTGTTGCCGCAACGCTGACGTTGCTGCTGGGGCGCAAGTTAGTCCATTCCGTCTCCTTTTTGAAGAAATACACCATACCGGAACCTGTTGCTGGCGGTTTGCTGGTTGCACTTGCGTTGCTGGTGCTGAAAAAAAGTATGGGCTGGGAAGTCAACTTTGATATGTCCCTGCGCGATCCGTTAATGCTGGCTTTCTTCGCCACCATTGGTTTGAACGCCAACCTTGCCAGTCTGCGCGCTGGTGGGCGTGTGGTTGGTATTTTCCTGATTGTGGTTGTTGGCCTATTGGTGATGCAAAATGCCATTGGCATTGGTATGGCTAGCCTGTTAGGGCTTGATCCACTGATGGGGCTGCTGGCCGGTTCTATTACTCTTTCGGGCGGTCACGGTACGGGCGCTGCGTGGAGTAAATTGTTCATTGAACGCTATGGCTTCTCCAATGCGACGGAAGTGGCGATGGCCTGTGCGACGTTTGGTCTGGTGCTGGGCGGCTTGATTGGCGGTCCGGTAGCGCGCTATCTGGTGAAACACTCCACCACGCCGAACGGTATTCCAGATGACCAGGAAGTCCCGACGGCGTTCGAAAAGCCGGATGTGGGCCGCATGATCACCTCGCTGGTGCTGATTGAAACTATCGCGCTGATTGCTATCTGCCTGACGGTGGGGAAAATTGTTGCGCAACTTTTGGCTGGCACTGCTTTTGAACTGCCGACCTTCGTCTGTGTACTGTTTGTTGGCGTGATTCTGAGCAACGGTCTGTCAATGATGGGCTTTTACCGCGTCTTTGAGCGTGCGGTATCCGTGCTTGGTAACGTAAGCCTGTCGTTGTTCCTGGCGATGGCGCTGATGGGGCTGAAACTATGGGAGCTGGCTTCGCTGGCGCTGCCGATGCTGGCGATTCTGGTGGTACAGACCATCTTCATGGCGTTGTATGCCATCTTCGTTACCTGGCGCATGATGGGCAAAAACTACGATGCGGCGGTGCTGGCTGCGGGTCACTGTGGTTTTGGCCTCGGTGCAACGCCAACGGCAATCGCCAACATGCAAGCAATCACCGAACGTTTTGGCCCGTCGCACATGGCGTTCCTGGTCGTGCCGATGGTTGGTGCGTTCTTTATCGATATCGTCAATGCGCTGGTGATTAAGCTGTATTTAATGTTGCCGATTTTTGCGGGTTAA
- the xanP gene encoding xanthine/proton symporter XanP, with the protein MSVSTLESENAQPIAQTQSSELIYRLEDRPPLPQTLFAACQHLLAMFVAVITPALLICQALGLPAQDTQHIISMSLFASGVASIIQIKAWGPVGSGLLSIQGTSFNFVAPLIMGGTALKTGGADVPTMMAALFGTLMLASCTEMVISRVLHLARRIITPLVSGVVVMIIGLSLIQVGLTSIGGGYAAMSDNTFGAPKNLLLAGVVLALIILLNRQRNPYLRVASLVIAMAAGYALAWFMGMLPESNEPMTQELIMVPTPLYYGLGIEWSLLLPLMLVFMITSLETIGDITATSDVSEQPVSGPLYMKRLKGGVLANGLNSFVSAVFNTFPNSCFGQNNGVIQLTGVASRYVGFVVALMLILLGLFPAVSGFVQHIPEPVLGGATLVMFGTIAASGVRIVSREPLNRRAILIIALSLAVGLGVSQQPLILQFAPDWLKNLLSSGIAAGGITAIALNLIFPPEKQ; encoded by the coding sequence ATGTCTGTTTCCACCCTCGAGTCAGAAAATGCGCAACCGATTGCGCAGACTCAAAGCAGCGAGTTGATTTACCGTCTTGAAGATCGTCCGCCGCTTCCTCAAACCCTGTTTGCCGCCTGCCAGCATCTGCTGGCGATGTTCGTTGCGGTGATCACGCCAGCGCTATTAATCTGCCAGGCGCTGGGTTTACCGGCACAAGACACACAACACATTATTAGTATGTCGCTGTTTGCCTCCGGTGTGGCGTCGATTATTCAAATTAAGGCCTGGGGCCCGGTTGGCTCCGGGCTGTTGTCTATTCAGGGCACCAGCTTCAACTTTGTTGCCCCTCTGATTATGGGCGGTACGGCGCTTAAGACCGGTGGTGCTGATGTTCCTACCATGATGGCGGCTTTGTTCGGCACGTTGATGCTGGCAAGTTGCACCGAGATGGTGATCTCCCGCGTTCTGCATCTGGCGCGCCGCATTATTACGCCGCTGGTTTCTGGCGTTGTGGTGATGATTATCGGCCTGTCGCTAATTCAGGTTGGGTTAACGTCCATTGGCGGCGGTTACGCAGCCATGAGCGATAACACCTTCGGCGCACCGAAAAATCTGCTGCTGGCAGGCGTGGTCTTAGCCTTAATTATCCTGCTTAACCGTCAGCGCAACCCCTACTTACGCGTGGCCTCACTGGTGATTGCGATGGCGGCCGGATATGCGCTGGCATGGTTTATGGGCATGTTGCCAGAAAGCAACGAACCGATGACGCAAGAGCTGATTATGGTGCCAACGCCGCTCTATTACGGTCTTGGCATTGAATGGAGCCTGCTGCTGCCACTGATGCTGGTCTTTATGATCACCTCTCTGGAAACTATTGGCGATATCACGGCGACCTCTGACGTTTCGGAACAGCCTGTTTCTGGTCCGCTATACATGAAACGTCTGAAAGGCGGCGTGCTGGCGAATGGTCTGAACTCATTTGTGTCGGCGGTATTTAACACCTTCCCGAACTCCTGTTTTGGACAAAACAATGGTGTGATTCAGTTAACAGGTGTTGCCAGCCGTTATGTTGGTTTTGTTGTGGCGCTGATGTTGATTTTGCTCGGCCTGTTCCCGGCAGTAAGTGGATTTGTGCAACATATTCCTGAACCTGTGCTGGGCGGCGCGACGCTGGTAATGTTTGGTACTATCGCAGCATCAGGTGTGCGTATTGTCTCCCGTGAGCCGCTAAACCGCCGGGCAATTCTGATTATTGCTCTGTCTCTGGCGGTCGGTCTGGGTGTTTCTCAGCAGCCACTGATTTTGCAGTTTGCTCCTGACTGGCTGAAAAACCTGCTCTCCTCCGGGATCGCCGCAGGCGGTATTACTGCCATTGCGCTGAACCTGATTTTCCCGCCGGAAAAACAGTAA
- a CDS encoding AsmA family protein: MKFLGKLILYVLIAIVVVVFGLYFLLQTRWGAEQVSAWVSENSSYHLEFDAIDHRFSAPSHVLLENVTFGRDGQPATLVAKRVDIGLSSRQLSEPGYVDTILLEDGTLNLTSHTAPLPFKADRLQLRDMAFNSPGSEWNLSAQRVSGGVIPWQPEAGKVLGSKAQFQLSAGSLTLNDVPASSVLLEGAIDNEQITLSNIGADIAQGTLTGVARRQADGSWQVENLRLNEIRLQSDKSLLDFFAPLRTIPSLQIGRLEVTDARLQGPDWAVTDLDLSLRNMTFSKDDWQTQEGKLSMNANEFIYGSLHFYDPILNAEFSPQGMTLRQFTTRWEGGMVRTSGQWLRDGKALILDDAAIAGLEYTLPGNWKQLWMQPLPSWLNSLILKKFSASRNLIIDIDPAFPWQLTALDGYGANLGLVQNHQWGIWSGSATLNAAAGTFNRIDMRRPSLSLAANASTVNISDLSAFTEKGILEATASVSQTPQRQTHISLNGRGVPVNILQQWGWPELPITGDGNIQLVASGAIQANAPLKPTVNGQLHAVNAEKQQVTQTMNAGVVSSSEVTSTEPVQ; encoded by the coding sequence ATGAAATTTCTTGGGAAGCTGATTCTCTATGTGCTGATCGCTATTGTCGTAGTGGTTTTTGGCCTCTATTTTCTGTTGCAGACACGATGGGGCGCGGAGCAAGTCAGTGCCTGGGTATCCGAAAACAGTAGTTATCATCTTGAGTTCGATGCTATCGATCATCGTTTCTCCGCTCCATCACATGTTCTGCTGGAGAATGTGACTTTTGGACGTGATGGACAACCTGCGACGTTGGTCGCTAAACGGGTCGATATAGGGTTAAGTAGCCGTCAACTCAGCGAGCCAGGTTATGTCGATACCATTCTGTTAGAGGACGGAACGCTCAATCTCACCAGTCACACGGCACCACTGCCATTTAAGGCCGATCGTTTGCAATTACGGGATATGGCATTTAACAGCCCCGGTAGCGAGTGGAATCTGAGCGCCCAACGCGTTAGTGGTGGTGTTATTCCCTGGCAGCCTGAAGCCGGCAAGGTGCTGGGTAGCAAAGCACAATTTCAACTGAGCGCAGGTTCTTTAACGTTGAATGATGTTCCCGCCTCCAGCGTACTGCTGGAGGGTGCTATTGATAATGAACAAATCACTCTTAGCAATATTGGTGCTGATATCGCACAAGGAACGTTAACAGGTGTAGCTCGTCGCCAGGCAGACGGCAGCTGGCAGGTAGAAAACCTGCGTCTGAATGAAATCCGCCTGCAAAGCGATAAATCTTTACTCGATTTCTTCGCGCCTTTACGCACCATCCCTTCACTGCAAATTGGCCGTCTGGAGGTAACTGATGCTCGTCTGCAAGGCCCGGACTGGGCGGTAACTGATCTGGATCTAAGCTTGCGCAATATGACGTTCAGTAAAGATGACTGGCAAACCCAGGAAGGTAAGCTGTCGATGAACGCCAATGAGTTTATTTATGGCTCGCTGCATTTTTATGATCCCATCCTTAATGCCGAGTTTTCTCCTCAGGGAATGACACTACGCCAGTTCACTACGCGCTGGGAAGGAGGCATGGTAAGAACATCTGGTCAGTGGTTACGCGATGGTAAAGCACTCATTCTCGACGATGCAGCCATCGCCGGGCTGGAATATACCCTGCCGGGAAACTGGAAACAGTTATGGATGCAACCACTGCCATCATGGCTGAACAGCCTGATACTGAAGAAATTTAGCGCCAGCCGTAATTTGATTATTGATATTGATCCCGCCTTCCCCTGGCAGCTTACCGCGCTGGATGGCTATGGTGCGAATCTCGGACTGGTGCAAAACCACCAATGGGGTATCTGGAGCGGAAGTGCCACGCTTAACGCCGCCGCTGGCACGTTTAACCGCATAGACATGCGCAGACCGTCGTTGTCACTGGCGGCGAATGCCAGCACCGTAAATATCAGCGACCTGAGCGCTTTCACCGAAAAAGGGATCCTCGAAGCCACCGCCAGCGTATCCCAAACACCACAACGTCAGACCCATATCAGTCTGAACGGACGCGGTGTTCCGGTGAATATTCTGCAACAGTGGGGTTGGCCTGAGTTACCCATAACTGGCGATGGCAATATTCAACTGGTTGCCAGCGGCGCGATTCAGGCCAATGCCCCGCTGAAACCTACCGTTAACGGGCAACTCCACGCCGTAAATGCTGAAAAACAGCAAGTGACTCAAACCATGAATGCGGGCGTCGTTTCCAGTAGCGAAGTTACATCGACAGAGCCGGTGCAGTAA